The Chryseolinea soli genome contains a region encoding:
- a CDS encoding right-handed parallel beta-helix repeat-containing protein — protein sequence MKIEMKGTGLKWFSSSLAIFVCASVWGQDTLRISDFSLMPGTRENAVGIVQKALAQCREKKVPVLIFPKGRYDFWPQYAIEKEYYESNTDVIALRRCGILIEDVKHLVIDGQGSEFVFHDRMQPFTVDHSEDIVIKNVSIDWEIPMTAQAEIMDVTDHYIDIAINVLESPYIIEEGKLTFVGEGWKSRWTGVMEFERETKLIAPQTGDAGCLGADYEDYKAEQVRYGLVRLHYAFKRKPAKGNYLVLRHSDRDHAGMFIVDSKRVSIEHLNMYNNAGLGILSQYSQDLMFKNVNSIPNPAKNRIFAGHDDGFHYSNCKGSIVVDSCRFLGLMDDPINVHGTSVRIVERKTNRTLVCKFMHHQSVGFIWARAGEKVGIIENNSMLTIGSATVESFKTITPELFEITFQQPVPTSVAEGYALENLTWTPDVHIKNSFFGSNRARGILMSTPGRVIIENNTFESSGAAILIAGDANNWYESGAVTDVVIRHNTFNDPCMTSMYQFCEGIISIYPEVPKPQVGHAFHRNIRIENNTFHPFDFPVLYAKSVDGLVFFGNTLIRSHRFYPFHTRQSTFTFENCLNVQVTGNSFVGDVLGKNIKLINTSRKAVKIDKKQGLVIE from the coding sequence ATGAAAATAGAAATGAAAGGAACAGGGTTGAAATGGTTTAGCAGTTCGTTGGCAATTTTTGTATGTGCTTCCGTATGGGGACAGGATACCCTTCGGATAAGTGACTTTTCGTTGATGCCCGGCACGCGTGAAAATGCTGTGGGCATCGTACAGAAGGCGCTGGCGCAGTGCAGGGAGAAGAAGGTGCCGGTCTTAATTTTTCCGAAAGGACGATACGATTTCTGGCCGCAATACGCCATTGAAAAAGAATATTATGAATCCAACACCGATGTCATCGCGCTTCGGCGGTGTGGCATCCTGATCGAGGATGTGAAGCACCTGGTGATTGACGGTCAGGGGTCGGAATTTGTTTTTCATGATCGGATGCAGCCTTTTACGGTTGATCATAGCGAAGACATCGTCATCAAGAATGTGAGCATCGACTGGGAAATACCGATGACGGCTCAGGCGGAGATCATGGATGTAACTGATCATTACATCGACATCGCCATCAATGTACTGGAGTCTCCTTATATCATTGAAGAGGGGAAGCTCACCTTCGTGGGTGAGGGATGGAAGAGCCGCTGGACTGGCGTGATGGAATTTGAAAGAGAGACGAAACTGATCGCCCCACAAACGGGAGATGCGGGATGCTTGGGGGCGGACTATGAGGATTATAAAGCAGAGCAGGTGCGTTATGGTCTCGTCCGGCTTCACTACGCTTTTAAAAGAAAGCCGGCCAAAGGCAACTATCTTGTCCTTCGGCACAGCGATCGGGACCATGCGGGTATGTTTATTGTGGACAGCAAGCGGGTTTCTATTGAGCATCTGAACATGTATAATAACGCCGGCCTTGGAATCCTCTCACAATATTCACAAGATCTGATGTTCAAAAATGTAAACTCCATTCCCAACCCTGCCAAGAACCGGATCTTTGCCGGCCACGACGATGGCTTTCATTATTCCAATTGCAAAGGGTCGATCGTGGTGGATAGCTGCCGGTTTCTTGGATTGATGGATGATCCGATCAACGTCCACGGAACATCGGTGAGAATTGTGGAGCGGAAAACGAATCGAACGTTGGTGTGCAAGTTTATGCACCATCAGAGCGTAGGGTTCATCTGGGCGAGGGCGGGGGAGAAGGTCGGCATCATCGAAAACAATTCCATGCTGACGATCGGCAGCGCGACAGTCGAATCGTTTAAAACGATCACACCCGAGTTATTTGAGATCACGTTCCAGCAACCTGTGCCCACGAGCGTGGCAGAAGGCTATGCGCTGGAGAATCTTACCTGGACGCCGGATGTCCACATCAAGAACAGTTTCTTTGGGAGCAATCGCGCCAGGGGAATTTTGATGTCAACGCCCGGCCGGGTGATCATCGAAAACAATACTTTTGAAAGTAGCGGGGCAGCCATTCTCATTGCCGGCGACGCCAATAACTGGTATGAATCGGGAGCCGTCACCGATGTGGTGATACGGCATAATACGTTCAACGACCCCTGCATGACTTCGATGTACCAATTTTGTGAAGGAATCATCTCGATTTATCCTGAAGTGCCGAAGCCCCAGGTGGGTCATGCCTTTCATCGGAACATCCGGATAGAAAATAACACCTTCCATCCCTTTGATTTCCCGGTGCTTTATGCGAAGTCTGTTGACGGATTGGTTTTTTTCGGGAACACGCTTATCCGGAGTCATCGTTTCTACCCTTTTCATACACGCCAGTCGACCTTTACATTTGAAAACTGTTTGAATGTTCAAGTGACGGGCAATTCTTTTGTGGGCGATGTGTTGGGGAAAAACATCAAACTGATCAATACCAGTCGCAAGGCGGTTAAAATTGATAAGAAACAGGGACTGGTCATTGAATGA